The proteins below come from a single Limnobaculum xujianqingii genomic window:
- a CDS encoding rhomboid family intramembrane serine protease, whose protein sequence is MKLWIQQRIKILSLITVILVGLQLVNSLTGGFLNHFGILPRSAQGLLGILFSPFLHRDWEHLLSNLPILLILSALLLTHSVRYYLSASTFIILFGGLLVWIFARSAIHIGASGWIFGLWMLLLANAFTRRKILDFVYAALILLYYGGLASGLLPGDPDISTEGHIAGAIAGLCFALLTRKLISDNKINTP, encoded by the coding sequence GTGAAACTGTGGATACAACAGCGGATTAAAATCCTGAGTCTGATAACCGTCATTCTGGTTGGTTTACAACTGGTAAACTCGCTGACCGGTGGGTTTCTGAATCATTTCGGTATTCTTCCTCGCTCAGCGCAGGGTCTATTGGGTATTCTATTTTCGCCTTTTCTACATCGGGACTGGGAGCACTTATTAAGTAATTTACCAATATTACTGATATTAAGTGCATTATTATTAACTCACTCAGTACGCTACTACCTCAGTGCCAGCACTTTTATTATTTTATTCGGTGGGCTGCTGGTATGGATTTTTGCTCGTAGCGCTATTCATATTGGTGCCAGCGGTTGGATTTTTGGCTTATGGATGTTATTGCTGGCAAATGCATTTACTCGAAGAAAAATACTCGACTTTGTTTATGCGGCATTAATCCTACTTTATTACGGTGGACTGGCTTCAGGCCTGCTGCCGGGCGATCCGGATATTTCCACTGAAGGCCATATTGCAGGAGCCATAGCCGGGCTCTGCTTTGCTCTGCTAACCCGAAAACTTATTTCTGACAATAAGATAAACACCCCTTAA
- a CDS encoding phospholipase D-like domain-containing protein, translating to MDNKELEHYLESTLADLTLSQSERVKLRELSQVLDTEQSGFMRNRAFDLVRAQLNTAPENLQPVLKWLEMVIKTIDIANQRKKVTSSACFSPGDTCRKKICEILAQTTSKADICVFTIADDIITESILAAHQRQVQIRIITDNEKSEDDGSDIEYLQHKGISIVMDNSPYHMHHKFAVFDDRYLLNGSFNWTKSASQYNYENILITDSPTLLAFYQQEFTRLWQRFS from the coding sequence ATGGATAATAAAGAGCTCGAACACTACCTTGAAAGCACTCTGGCGGATTTAACATTAAGTCAGAGTGAGCGCGTAAAACTAAGAGAGTTAAGTCAGGTTCTGGATACTGAGCAATCAGGATTTATGCGTAATCGTGCTTTTGATTTAGTTCGGGCTCAATTAAATACGGCACCAGAAAATCTTCAGCCGGTATTAAAGTGGCTGGAAATGGTGATAAAAACCATTGATATTGCTAACCAACGCAAAAAAGTAACCTCTTCTGCCTGTTTTTCACCGGGAGATACCTGCCGGAAAAAAATCTGTGAAATATTGGCACAAACCACATCAAAAGCTGATATCTGCGTGTTTACTATCGCCGATGATATTATTACCGAATCTATTCTTGCAGCTCATCAACGTCAGGTTCAAATTAGAATAATTACCGATAACGAAAAATCTGAAGATGATGGTAGTGATATTGAATATCTACAGCATAAAGGCATTTCTATTGTGATGGATAACAGTCCCTATCACATGCATCACAAGTTTGCCGTGTTCGATGACCGCTACTTACTCAACGGTAGTTTTAACTGGACCAAAAGCGCATCCCAATATAACTATGAGAATATTCTTATAACTGACTCTCCAACGCTATTAGCCTTTTATCAACAGGAGTTTACCCGGCTATGGCAACGATTCAGTTAA
- a CDS encoding COG3014 family protein codes for MNNKIKRFIFCSGIVFTLAACSNPPSRQNFDYSLSQGQLELAQKIALEEGVSSDVDIATELLWSLEAGTLLRMNSELDRSTKVFDTSETLIKENETQNLAASGFSQAASMVVNDNIMGYTPRVYDRVMVNTYKALNFWQQANFTDARVEWNRVDDRQRRAAEYFSKEINAQKSSVKSNNLGETYSGAMERLGDSGVDVAKWAPYDGYINPASLYLHGLYFLINNESAADLSKAKESLKRAYALTRSKQIRADLNLANGGRKVAPGVWIVFENGTATHKVERRIDLPLFLVTSRVVYTGIALPVLESGSPAYPYLSVNGGRQTESFANMDKIIQGEFKTEFTGILIKELTRAVLKTAAQASMRNSDNKTVRLLGALTGIAQAVTTQADIRSWHTLPYEFQVTYVKWPKDGQLQINPSGGAAIQVDLPATPQPVVVYVRALNANTVPQVNLLTSKNAI; via the coding sequence ATGAATAATAAAATCAAACGCTTTATTTTTTGTAGTGGTATTGTTTTTACGTTGGCTGCCTGTTCGAATCCGCCATCACGCCAAAACTTTGACTACTCGCTTTCGCAAGGACAACTCGAGTTAGCACAGAAAATTGCGTTGGAAGAAGGAGTCTCTTCTGACGTAGATATTGCCACTGAGCTATTGTGGTCTCTTGAAGCAGGCACATTGTTGCGTATGAACAGTGAGCTGGACCGTTCAACTAAAGTCTTTGATACCAGTGAAACGCTGATTAAAGAAAATGAGACACAAAATCTGGCGGCATCCGGATTTAGTCAGGCTGCTTCAATGGTGGTTAACGATAATATTATGGGCTACACCCCTCGGGTATATGACCGCGTAATGGTTAACACCTACAAAGCATTGAATTTTTGGCAGCAGGCTAATTTTACTGATGCCAGGGTTGAGTGGAACCGGGTAGACGATCGGCAGCGCCGGGCTGCGGAGTATTTTTCCAAAGAGATCAACGCACAAAAAAGTAGCGTGAAGAGTAATAATCTGGGTGAAACTTACTCTGGTGCAATGGAAAGATTAGGGGATTCTGGGGTTGATGTTGCTAAATGGGCACCTTATGACGGCTATATCAATCCGGCATCGCTCTACCTGCATGGCTTGTACTTTTTAATTAATAACGAAAGTGCCGCCGACCTGAGCAAGGCCAAAGAGAGCCTGAAGCGTGCTTACGCCCTGACACGCAGTAAGCAAATTCGTGCCGACCTCAATCTTGCTAACGGCGGCCGTAAAGTTGCTCCTGGCGTTTGGATTGTGTTTGAAAATGGTACCGCTACTCATAAAGTAGAACGCCGTATTGATCTGCCGTTATTTTTAGTGACCAGCCGTGTAGTCTATACAGGTATTGCGTTACCAGTACTTGAATCAGGTAGTCCGGCGTATCCTTATCTTTCAGTCAATGGAGGAAGACAAACAGAATCATTCGCCAACATGGATAAAATTATTCAGGGTGAATTTAAAACGGAATTTACAGGTATTCTGATTAAGGAGTTGACTCGTGCGGTACTGAAAACTGCGGCACAAGCTTCTATGAGAAACTCTGATAATAAGACAGTCAGATTACTTGGCGCTCTTACCGGCATCGCTCAGGCAGTTACCACACAGGCAGATATTCGCAGTTGGCATACCTTACCCTACGAGTTTCAGGTAACCTATGTGAAATGGCCAAAAGATGGGCAGCTTCAAATTAATCCATCAGGTGGTGCTGCTATTCAGGTTGATTTACCAGCAACGCCTCAGCCGGTAGTAGTTTATGTAAGGGCGTTGAACGCGAATACGGTTCCACAGGTCAATCTGTTAACCAGTAAAAACGCTATCTAG
- the lpoB gene encoding penicillin-binding protein activator LpoB, translated as MMKILNKKTLLAAAVAFSLVGCAEQGAYYVDSKNDSVAVMGLDYKDFEMAATNMVDDMLSSDLLVHPQGGRYVLTVTGIVNDTNQRIDTDQLTKKIRTSLLNSGRFVVTTAINANGPEDEMTRKVRELRKSKMVNQKTVKKDGRVIAPDFSLTGKIIQQNQRVNSSTQQVEYYFQLTLTNLDDGLAYWEKEYPIIKRGDNRTASW; from the coding sequence ATGATGAAAATTTTAAACAAAAAAACGCTTCTTGCTGCGGCTGTTGCTTTCTCTCTGGTTGGTTGTGCTGAACAAGGCGCTTACTATGTTGACAGCAAAAATGACAGCGTTGCTGTTATGGGTCTGGATTACAAAGATTTTGAAATGGCAGCGACCAATATGGTTGATGACATGTTAAGTTCTGACCTGCTGGTTCATCCTCAGGGTGGCCGCTATGTGTTAACCGTAACGGGTATTGTGAATGATACCAATCAGCGTATTGATACCGACCAGTTAACCAAAAAAATTCGTACCAGCCTGTTAAACTCAGGACGTTTTGTGGTTACTACCGCTATTAACGCCAATGGTCCTGAAGATGAGATGACCCGCAAAGTTCGTGAACTGCGTAAGTCAAAAATGGTTAACCAAAAAACCGTAAAGAAAGATGGACGCGTTATCGCACCTGACTTCTCCTTAACCGGTAAAATCATTCAGCAGAATCAACGTGTAAACTCCAGTACTCAACAAGTTGAGTACTATTTCCAGCTAACCCTGACCAATCTGGATGATGGTTTAGCCTATTGGGAAAAAGAGTATCCAATCATCAAGCGTGGCGACAACCGTACTGCTAGCTGGTAA
- a CDS encoding iron-containing alcohol dehydrogenase, translated as MFNFDYYNPTRIMFGTERIKDLGAQLPEDAKVLITYGGGSAKRFGTIDEVIQSLGKRKYIEFGGIEPNPHYDTLMKAVEIVKAEKIDYLIAVGGGSVIDGTKFIAAAVYFEGDAWETWISNTPLKQVLPIGCVLTLPATGSEMNGTAVISNTALNAKLSHKHPLLFPRFAILDPRKSYTLPTKQMANGVVDAFVHVAEQYLTYPVYGKVQDRYAEGLMLTLIEEGPKALKEPENYDVRAAIMWSATQALNGLIGVGVPQDWASHRIGYYFTIHHGLDHAQTLAILLPAVLDVQRENKRLKLLQYAERVWQLTEGSEEERINSAIMLTRQFFENMGLPTYLRAYGIPESAIEEAINYLKRFNLLPLGEHKDISVIEARRILSLSY; from the coding sequence ATGTTTAACTTCGATTATTACAACCCAACACGTATTATGTTTGGTACTGAACGTATCAAAGATCTTGGTGCTCAATTACCTGAAGATGCCAAAGTGCTCATCACCTATGGTGGCGGAAGTGCCAAGCGATTTGGCACCATTGATGAAGTGATTCAATCACTGGGAAAACGAAAGTATATTGAGTTTGGTGGCATCGAACCCAATCCTCATTACGATACCCTGATGAAAGCAGTTGAGATTGTTAAAGCAGAAAAAATAGATTATCTGATTGCTGTTGGCGGAGGTTCTGTCATTGATGGTACTAAATTTATTGCCGCAGCAGTTTATTTTGAAGGAGATGCCTGGGAAACCTGGATTAGTAACACGCCATTAAAACAAGTATTACCGATTGGTTGTGTATTAACCCTTCCGGCAACAGGATCCGAAATGAATGGCACTGCAGTAATTAGTAATACTGCGCTCAATGCTAAATTAAGCCATAAGCATCCCTTACTCTTCCCACGCTTTGCCATTCTTGATCCAAGAAAGTCTTACACACTTCCAACCAAACAAATGGCAAATGGTGTGGTGGATGCTTTTGTTCACGTTGCCGAGCAGTATCTGACTTATCCGGTATATGGCAAAGTTCAGGATCGTTATGCTGAAGGACTGATGCTAACCTTAATTGAAGAAGGCCCAAAGGCATTAAAAGAACCTGAAAATTACGATGTCAGAGCAGCAATCATGTGGAGCGCTACTCAAGCCCTTAATGGTCTTATTGGTGTTGGTGTGCCACAAGATTGGGCCTCACATCGTATTGGATACTATTTTACTATTCACCACGGTCTCGACCATGCTCAGACATTAGCCATTCTTCTTCCCGCAGTATTAGATGTGCAGAGAGAAAATAAACGGCTAAAACTACTACAATATGCAGAAAGAGTATGGCAACTCACTGAAGGATCAGAAGAAGAGCGTATAAATAGTGCTATTATGCTTACTCGTCAATTCTTTGAAAATATGGGATTACCTACTTATCTTAGAGCTTATGGGATCCCTGAATCAGCAATTGAAGAAGCAATTAACTATTTAAAAAGATTTAATTTATTACCTCTGGGAGAGCATAAAGATATCTCAGTAATTGAAGCCAGAAGGATTTTAAGTTTAAGTTACTAG
- the ydgT gene encoding transcription modulator YdgT, which translates to MSDIDYLMMFRKCSNHDSLERLYDKLNYSLVDNNVLANMYRAADHRRAELVAGKLFDLGKVPKTIWSQVK; encoded by the coding sequence ATGAGCGATATTGATTATTTAATGATGTTCCGCAAATGCTCTAATCACGATAGCTTAGAGCGCCTTTATGATAAATTAAATTATTCTTTAGTGGATAATAATGTATTAGCTAATATGTATCGTGCCGCCGACCATCGTCGTGCAGAATTAGTAGCTGGTAAACTATTTGACTTAGGTAAAGTACCTAAAACTATCTGGTCTCAGGTCAAATAA
- a CDS encoding DUF3828 domain-containing protein: MKSWLSIIYGVLVTFSLAGCVVTETTVSHHYGSNDPAMAAQKFYSQYFASGSTGLPTDSQLATFKPYISAELYQSLEHAKKRQLDEIKQHPDEKPSLVDSDLFSSLFEGPSSVDIPSIPVLPGANNVTLQANFTRTEQGKDILHWTDEIKMVKQNDSWVIDDLVYKGNWEFAAKSTLRKALSSE, encoded by the coding sequence ATGAAGTCTTGGTTATCAATAATCTACGGTGTACTGGTTACTTTCTCATTAGCTGGTTGTGTAGTGACAGAAACAACTGTCAGTCATCACTATGGTTCTAATGATCCGGCAATGGCCGCACAAAAATTTTATAGTCAGTACTTTGCCAGTGGCAGTACAGGGCTGCCAACCGACTCTCAACTTGCTACATTCAAACCTTATATCAGTGCAGAACTCTATCAATCACTGGAACACGCCAAAAAGCGCCAGCTGGATGAAATTAAACAGCATCCTGACGAAAAACCATCGCTGGTTGATAGCGATCTATTTTCCAGTTTGTTTGAAGGCCCCTCTTCTGTTGATATACCATCCATTCCGGTATTACCTGGTGCCAATAACGTAACATTACAGGCCAATTTTACCCGAACAGAACAAGGCAAAGATATTCTTCACTGGACTGATGAAATCAAAATGGTTAAGCAGAATGATAGTTGGGTTATTGATGATCTGGTATATAAGGGTAATTGGGAGTTTGCGGCTAAAAGCACCTTAAGAAAAGCATTATCCAGTGAATAG